ACCACCGCGTGGTAGTCGCCTGCCTCCAGGCGCGCATAGTAAATGCCGGAGCCCACCGCCTGGCCGAGGTCGTTGCGGCCATCCCAGGTGACCGTGTGGTAGCCCGGCTCCTGCTCCCGGTCGACCAGGGTCCGTACCACCCTGCCCATCACGTCGAACACCAGGAGCCGCACCGCCTGGCTCTTCGGCAGCTCGTAGCGGAGCGTGGTGACCGGATTGAACGGATTGGGGAAGTTCTGGCAAAGTTTGTACTGCGTGGGCACGGGCACGACCACGCTGATCGGCGGGTGAAGGGTCGCCCTGCCCATGGCGTCCACGTCGGCAAGCCGGTAGTGGTAGGTCTGCCCAACTTTCGCCGTGGCGTCCACAAAGCTGTAGGTGCGATCTTGACGCGGCGGGACCAGCTCAGAGTTCAAGACCTCGTAGGGGCCAGCGGCAGTCACGCTGCGCAGTATCTGGAAGCCCACGTTGCCCAGTTCGTAGGCGGTCTTCCAGGAGATGGTTACCCCCTGGTAAGGCACCACGCGCGCCGAAAACGCCACCAGCTCCACCGCGGTGCGGATGTCCACGCTCCATCTCTGCGAAGTGGTGTCGCTATCGTCGAAGACGTAGGCGGTAACCGCGTAGTGCCCAGGGAACCATTGCGCCGCCACCAAAAGGTAGGTGGTATCATGCCCCACGGCGGTCCCGTTCACCTTCCAGAGGAAGTGGAGCGGGTCGCCATCCGGATCCTGTGCCGATATGCTGAAACGGCGGGTCTGCCCCTGGTCCAATGCCAACTGCTTCTCCTGGGGTGAGAAGGCGAGGATAACAGGCACCCGGTTCTTGTTCAGGATCACCAGGGTGAGCACGCGCGTCGTAGTTGCCCCCTTGTTATCTTGAGCGTTGAAAGTGATGGGATACCTACCCGCCTGCTCGTAGGTAGGCAGCCAGCTCAGCATGCCGGTGGCAGGATCGAACGTTGCACCCGGCGGCAGACCAGTGACGTTCAAGGTGACCGGGTCGCCATCAGGGTCGGAGACTTGCACCCGCACGGTCACCAGCTCGGCCTCGTAGCGCACCGTGTCGCCGGAGAAGGTGATGATGGGGAAGGCATTGGCCACTGCAGTCGCCTGGAAGACCAACGGCGAACCGCTCACCCCGGCCTTTACCGCCCACGCCGTTTGCACCCCGAGCGCACTGCCCAATACCCAGCGCGAGGTGGCGATGCCCTGCTGGTCACTTTTGACCGGCTGCTCCTCCACGAAGGAGCCCCCGCCCGTGGCGGCGACAAAGCTCACCGTGGTGTTCGGCACTGGATTACCATAGCGGTCCTTGAGAATGACCTGCAGGGGAGAGGGCAGAGCCATTCCCGGCGTGCCGATTTGGGCATCGCCGGCGTGCTTGGCCATGGAAGCAGCTGGCCCTGGCTCGCCGTTCACCACAAAGTACACAGGTGAACCGCTCAGCCCGGGAGCCAAGGCCTTGAAGATATTGGGACCGGCTATGGTTCCCAGAATGACCGTCGCCGAGGCGAGCCCCGAGGCATCTGAAGTGGAGGGTTGCTGATTGAGCACCGCTCCTTGGCCGCTCACCACACTAAACTCCACGGGGAATCCCGCCACGGGATTGCCGTAAGTGTCGGTGACCCGGACACTGAGCGGCCCAAGCAGCACCTGGCCGACAATACCTTCGGCAGGGAAGGGTTC
The nucleotide sequence above comes from Calditrichota bacterium. Encoded proteins:
- a CDS encoding Ig-like domain-containing protein, with product IGTVADKRLAVLVTDRNDNPVSGYQVQFVVISGGGRIVEPQPMATDSDGIARATLVLGRNPGANVVDAYALGLSGSPVRFQCQGVVPLPSTLLKLAGDNQTGPVNGALPEPFKVKVLDTQGRPVWGAPVTFACTTSPAGEWLTQQPDTTDEYGIAQASYRLSTRAGVNNIRVTTPGVSGWVAFTATGIAGQAAKLAQEPFPAEGIVGQVLLGPLSVRVTDTYGNPVAGFPVEFSVVSGQGAVLNQQPSTSDASGLASATVILGTIAGPNIFKALAPGLSGSPVYFVVNGEPGPAASMAKHAGDAQIGTPGMALPSPLQVILKDRYGNPVPNTTVSFVAATGGGSFVEEQPVKSDQQGIATSRWVLGSALGVQTAWAVKAGVSGSPLVFQATAVANAFPIITFSGDTVRYEAELVTVRVQVSDPDGDPVTLNVTGLPPGATFDPATGMLSWLPTYEQAGRYPITFNAQDNKGATTTRVLTLVILNKNRVPVILAFSPQEKQLALDQGQTRRFSISAQDPDGDPLHFLWKVNGTAVGHDTTYLLVAAQWFPGHYAVTAYVFDDSDTTSQRWSVDIRTAVELVAFSARVVPYQGVTISWKTAYELGNVGFQILRSVTAAGPYEVLNSELVPPRQDRTYSFVDATAKVGQTYHYRLADVDAMGRATLHPPISVVVPVPTQYKLCQNFPNPFNPVTTLRYELPKSQAVRLLVFDVMGRVVRTLVDREQEPGYHTVTWDGRNDLGQAVGSGIYYARLEAGDYHAVVKMALVR